One Pyrenophora tritici-repentis strain M4 chromosome 5, whole genome shotgun sequence DNA window includes the following coding sequences:
- a CDS encoding DUF1264 domain containing protein → MDAIPVSNKTAGEPESTYNSALEAGAGITQNFAPVKRVCAHLNAFHAYAHEPKRAAVEANHYCAHLNDEVRQCILYDSPEPGARIIGIEYMISPKLYSTLEAEEQKLWHSHVFEVKSGMLIMPRPTGVPEAAWEVAENREMEEVVELYGKIYHLWQTDRGDKLPLGPPQLMTSYTAADQMPDFEKRLAERDQRFASDYKRKKEVREYIEVPRIHENADATWAKGGIGHAA, encoded by the exons ATGGATGCAATCCCCGTGAGCAACAAGACGGCCGGTGAGCCAGAAAGCACATACAACAGTGCACTCGAAGCAGGCGCCGGAATAACTCAA AACTTCGCTCCAGTCAAACGCGTATGCGCCCACCTCAACGCCTTCCACGCATACGCCCACGAGCCAAAACGTGCTGCCGTAGAAGCAAACCACTACTGTGCCCATCTAAACGACGAAGTCCGGCAATGTATCCTCTATGACTCGCCCGAGCCGGGTGCACGAATCATTGGCATTG AATACATGATCTCACCAAAACTCTACTCAACACTCGAGGCCGAAGAGCAAAAGCTCTGGCACTCACACGTCTTCGAGGTAAAGTCTGGAATGCTGATTATGCCACGGCCCACTGGCGTTCCGGAAGCCGCGTGGGAAGTTGCTGAGAACAGGGAGATGGAAGAGGTCGTCGAACTATATGGTAAGATCTACCACTTGTGGCAGACGGATCGCGGGGACAAGTTACCGTTGGGGCCGCCACAGTTGATGACGAGTTATACGGCTGCTGATCAGATGCCGGATTTCGAGAAGAGGTTGGCGGAGAGGGATCAGAGGTTTGCAAGTGACTACAAGAGGAAGAAGGAGGTGAGGGAGTATATCGAAGTGCCCAGGATCCATGAGAATGCGGATGCAACGTGGGCGAAGGGAGGAATTGGACATGCGGCGTAG
- a CDS encoding DUF2731 domain containing protein, which translates to MSSTHEANAIVRGSKQQPPSRNLFSVPAPIKQLFDQFPLLTYPVNDLPQRAPQHHNAHVLYVFTTDKGAIRGAPSYNPACLKWQAYLKFSKIPFQTASANNHASPSGSLPFLLPASPDPYKETQPVPSGKLQRWALNNSESPIKEPGDSRYEAYHSLLDHRIRRAWLYTIYLSQNSTTIAEPLYILPTSRNSFVRLTISRELRLAAEQELLKYSSIINDETLYNQADEAFAALETLLGKDKWFFGAETPGVFDASVFAYTHLLLEARLGKGWADTRLRDALMARKRLVTHRDRILAEYFADAA; encoded by the exons ATGTCTTCGACACATGAAGCCAATGCCATTGTTCGAGGCAGTAAGCAGCAGCCACCTTCGCGCAATCTGTTCTCTGTCCCCGCGCCGATTAAGCAGCTTTTTGACCAATTCCCTCTACTCACATACCCCGTCAACGACCTCCCACAACGCGCACCGCAACATCACAATGCACACGTGCTATATGTCTTTACTACAGATAAAGGCGCGATTAGAGGCGCACCATCGTATAACCCAGCGTGCTTGAAATGGCAG GCCTATCTCAAGTTTTCTAAAATCCCTTTTCAAACCGCCTCAGCGAACAACCATGCCTCGCCGAGCGGCTCACTACCCTTTCTGCTTCCCGCGTCTCCAGATCCATACAAGGAGACACAACCTGTACCTTCTGGCAAGCTACAGCGATGGGCCTTGAACAACAGCGAGAGTCCAATAAAAGAGCCAGGAGACTCGCGGTACGAGGCCTACCATAGTCTGCTTGACCATCGGATACGGAGAGCCTGG CTCTACACCATCTACCTTTCCCAGAACAGCACCACCATCGCCGAGCCTCTCTACATCCTCCCTACCTCGCGCAACTCCTTCGTACGCCTCACAATATCCCGCGAACTGCGTCTAGCAGCCGAGCAAGAACTGCTAAAGTACTCGAGCATAATAAATGACGAAACGCTCTACAACCAAGCAGACGAGGCATTTGCTGCTTTGGAGACGCTGCTAGGAAAGGACAAGTGGTTCTTTGGAGCAGAGACACCGGGCGTCTTCGATGCGAGTGTATTTGCGTACACACATTTGCTGTTGGAGGCACGACTGGGCAAGGGATGGGCGGACACAAGGTTACGGGACGCGCTAATGGCGCGCAAACGCCTGGTCACGCATCGAGATCGGATTCTGGCAGAGTATTTTGCCGACGCGGCTTGA
- a CDS encoding SPS1, Serine/threonine protein kinase, giving the protein MAPISDPSHTFQKLTLNTSTPHKPVASTFASFAPLTRKDSPHNGPAQSQLTAEFAAAEPRKICNARNIQRHERPESDDDGSLAVGSSGSDGDYVNQFRERTKSITFSNEVRLDSGQGVSLGVPVPKSFRQSSQSHLHSRPSESGSYSDASPQDYLEMPFSVRRHVPYPVGVPRYPRMPVAVNDLEGEYRDQVASLTSDATASPPLEEAQTPLEMPSEYMLSPLHAATSPMEFPLFSPSSRRIGPPRTKSFRSEIGEDGSLRRTSRRSSARSGRSLSSMSPAASFLARYKASEAPIKAPEPDDEGQGIGYDSEYIIGKQIGYGGFSIVKEVTSMENGKPVVDAVKIVRKLQQDKSELENEQIQTQFDHEVEIWRFLRHPYILPLLRVYTTDYATFCITKLNKGGTLFDLVRDIRRKKMNGLPAHLVKRYAYQLASAMRYLHNDVQVVHRDIKLENCLLDMTVPNAERDGGDLLLCDFGMADFIVSDQRDGPEPHSIGDNQNIGPAETSTSIAGSLQYAAPELFNAPGPVFSPEADIWAFGVVVYALLTATLPFNDGLDIKTIEKIQNCDWDPEPIRNSEAAQEGCIDDALELVRGCLEIDVEKRWNVHDILDCAWLHDCEQRFEHVARPWIVQS; this is encoded by the coding sequence ATGGCCCCCATTTCAGACCCCTCACACACATTCCAGAAACTCACTCTCAATACCTCAACGCCGCACAAGCCCGTTGCCTCGACCTTTGCCTCGTTTGCTCCCCTGACCCGTAAAGACTCCCCGCACAATGGCCCCGCCCAGTCGCAGCTAACGGCTGAATTTGCTGCTGCAGAGCCTCGGAAAATCTGCAATGCTCGTAACATTCAGCGTCATGAGCGCCCTGAATCCGACGACGACGGCTCCCTTGCCGTGGGAAGCAGCGGAAGTGACGGCGACTATGTGAACCAATTCAGAGAGCGCACGAAGAGCATCACTTTCAGCAATGAGGTTCGCCTTGACTCGGGTCAGGGTGTCAGCCTGGGCGTACCTGTACCAAAGTCTTTCCGCCAGTCGTCGCAATCGCACTTGCATTCACGTCCCTCCGAAAGCGGAAGCTACTCTGATGCATCGCCGCAAGACTACCTGGAGATGCCCTTCAGTGTACGCAGGCACGTTCCGTACCCTGTAGGCGTGCCCCGCTACCCGCGTATGCCAGTCGCGGTGAATGACCTGGAAGGCGAGTATCGCGACCAGGTTGCCTCGCTGACGTCTGATGCCACGGCATCGCCGCCGCTGGAAGAAGCCCAGACACCGCTGGAGATGCCGTCAGAGTACATGCTTTCACCATTGCATGCTGCTACTTCGCCAATGGAGTTTCCGCTCTTCTCGCCCTCGTCGCGTCGCATTGGACCACCTCGCACCAAGAGCTTTAGATCGGAGATAGGCGAGGATGGTAGTTTGAGGAGGACGAGCCGACGGTCTTCTGCCCGCTCTGGGCGCTCCCTTTCGTCCATGTCACCGGCGGCCTCGTTCCTCGCGCGTTACAAGGCCTCCGAGGCTCCGATCAAAGCCCCTGAGCCAGACGACGAAGGCCAAGGCATTGGCTACGACAGTGAATACATTATCGGAAAGCAGATTGGGTACGGTGGCTTCAGCATTGTCAAGGAAGTCACGAGCATGGAAAACGGCAAGCCCGTTGTGGATGCTGTTAAGATTGTGCGCAAGCTGCAGCAGGACAAGTCTGAATTAGAGAACGAGCAAATTCAGACACAATTCGACCATGAGGTGGAGATATGGCGCTTCCTGCGTCACCCCTATATCCTCCCTCTCCTGAGGGTCTACACCACCGACTATGCTACCTTTTGCATCACCAAGCTGAACAAGGGCGGCACACTGTTTGATCTCGTTCGCGACATTCGCCGCAAGAAGATGAACGGCCTGCCTGCTCACTTGGTGAAGCGTTATGCCTACCAGCTGGCTTCGGCGATGCGTTACCTGCACAATGACGTCCAGGTAGTGCACCGTGACATCAAGCTGGAAAACTGCCTCCTCGACATGACAGTCCCCAACGCCGAGCGCGACGGAGGAGATCTTCTTCTCTGCGACTTCGGAATGGCCGACTTTATTGTTAGCGATCAGCGCGACGGCCCAGAGCCCCACTCAATTGGCGACAATCAGAACATCGGCCCCGCCGAGACCAGCACCTCCATCGCCGGCAGCCTACAGTATGCGGCTCCAGAGCTGTTCAACGCACCCGGTCCTGTCTTCTCCCCGGAGGCGGACATTTGGGCGTTTGGCGTGGTCGTGTACGCGCTGCTTACCGCCACCCTACCTTTCAACGACGGCCTTGACATTAAGACCATAGAGAAGATTCAAAATTGCGATTGGGATCCAGAGCCCATCCGCAACTCCGAAGCTGCCCAGGAAGGCTGCATTGACGACGCCCTTGAACTGGTGAGGGGTTGTCTCGAGATTGATGTTGAGAAGCGCTGGAACGTTCATGACATTCTCGACTGCGCGTGGTTGCACGACTGTGAACAGCGATTCGAGCATGTTGCTCGTCCTTGGATCGTCCAGTCCTGA
- a CDS encoding amidohydrolase family protein: protein MLRASSCLSLLALTSLISLIDAATLFAGGTVIAWDQSAQRLDILRNGSVLVEDDSITTVFSGSYNGTLPHDLDVVDATNDIISTGFIDTHRHSWQTAFKTLGSNTTLMRYFERYGTSSPASRLFTPEDVYIGQLVGMLEALNGGVTTIVDFPHCAWSAAHSKAALDATFESGVRTEWAYNFGSYTNFTFDAQVELFQDLVADQRFSNSSTRLGISYDGFNTAEQNQTRKILDLARESNVSVVTTHANGGVYGAKNFPSLLHNTFSFLNQSIPIIFAHASYHTPTDAQLLRQHNHYISTTPESEMHYGHLHPNSHLILDQSALGIDTHFTFSSDVLTQARLWLQSVRKIFYREVIDRRELPAENPMSATQAFLLATRNGALALRRSDIGVLCAGAKADLLVWNGRAPSLLGWTDPVAAVVLHANVGDIKHVMVGGEFRKKDGVLTVDGYERLQDRFLESARRIQGIWREMELPVTLGEAQNGVQFETPMRADVEQGEGDGYGELFI from the exons ATGCTTCGTGCTTCGTCTTGCCTATCTCTCCTCGCACTCACATCGCTCATCTCCCTCATCGATGCTGCGACACTCTTCGCGGGCGGGACGGTTATAGCGTGGGATCAATCGGCCCAGCGCCTCGACATACTCCGCAACGGCTCTGTCTTGGTAGAGGACGATTCTATAACCACCGTTTTCTCGGGATCTTATAATGGCACTTTACCGCATGATCTGGACGTCGTCGATGCGACAAACGATATTATATCGACGGGCTTCATAGACACGCATCGGCATAGCTGGCAGACTGCGTTCAAGACGCTGGGATCTAATACGACGTTGATGAGGTACTTTGAGCGTTATGGCACGAGTTCACCTGCCAGTAGGCTGTTTACGCCCGAGGATGTGTATATTGGTCAGCTTGTTGGGATGCTTGAGGCGTTGAACGGCGGCGTCACTACGATTGTAGACTTTCCTCATTGTGCATGGTCGGCAGCACACTCCAAGGCTGCGCTGGACGCAACATTCGAGAGCGGTGTTAGGACTGAATGGGCGTATAACTTTGGCAGCTATACAAACTTTACCTTTGATGCCCAGGTAGAGCTTTTCCAGGATTTAGTTGCCGACCAACGTTTCTCCAACTCGTCTACGCGGTTAGGAATTTCCTACGATGGTTTCAACACCGCCGAACAGAACCAAACACGTAAAATCCTCGATCTAGCACG CGAATCCAACGTCTCAGTCGTCACCACCCACGCAAACGGCGGCGTCTACGGTGCCAAAAACTTCCCCTCTCTCCTGCACAACACCTTCTCCTTCCTCAACCAATCCATCCCCATCATCTTCGCCCACGCCAGCTACCACACCCCAACAGACGCCCAGCTACTCCGCCAACACAACCACTACATCTCCACAACCCCAGAGTCTGAAATGCACTATGGCCACCTCCACCCAAACAGCCACCTAATTCTCGACCAATCCGCCCTAGGAATCGACACGCACTTTACCTTTTCCTCTGACGTCCTAACGCAAGCGCGCCTGTGGCTACAATCCGTCCGAAAAATCTTCTACCGCGAAGTCATCGACCGCCGCGAGCTTCCAGCGGAGAACCCCATGTCAGCAACCCAAGCCTTCCTACTCGCCACACGCAACGGGGCGCTAGCACTGCGACGCTCAGACATCGGTGTCTTGTGTGCTGGCGCAAAGGCGGATTTACTGGTGTGGAATGGGCGGGCGCCCAGTTTACTGGGTTGGACGGATCCCGTGGCGGCGGTTGTGTTGCATGCGAATGTGGGGGATATCAAACATGTCATGGTTGGGGGCGAGTTTAGGAAGAAAGATGGGGTGTTGACGGTGGACGGGTATGAGAGGTTGCAGGATAGGTTTTTGGAGAGTGCGAGGAGGATACAGGGGATTTGGAGGGAGATGGAGTTGCCAGTTACGCTGGGGGAGGCGCAGAATGGGGTGCAGTTTGAGACGCCGATGAGGGCGGATGTTGAGCAAGGGGAGGGAGATGGGTATGGGGAGCTTTTTATTTGA